The Mycolicibacterium insubricum DNA segment CGTCGTCGTCGGCCGCCGAGGCGAGCCGGCGGTAGCCCTCCAGCCGCAGCCGGTCGCTGCCGATGTAGTCCGGCGGCAGTTGCGCATCGATGGGCAGGTCGATGCGCACCTCTTTGGTCTCGGTGGCGGTGATCGGCTGCCCGTCGGCCGCCGCGCGGTAGGCCTCGACGGCCTCGCCGACCAGCCGCACGTAGAGGTCGAAACCCACGCCGGCCACGTGGCCGGACTGCTCGACGCCCAGAACGTTTCCGGCGCCGCGGATCTCCAGGTCCTTCAGCGCCACCGACATGCCGGCACCAAGGTCGTTGTTCTGCGCGATGGTGGCCAGGCGGTCATGCGCGGTCTCGGTCAGCGGCTGCTCCGGCGGATACAGGAAGTAGGCGTAGCCGCGTTCCCGGGACCGGCCGACCCGGCCGCGCAGCTGGTGCAGCTGCGACAGGCCGAAGGTGTCGGCCCGCTCGACGATCAGCGTGTTGGCGTTGGAGATGTCCAGGCCGGTCTCCACGATGGTGGTGCACACCAGGATGTCGAATTCGCGGTTCCAGAAGCCTTCGACGGTGCGCTCCAGCTGTTCCTCGGGCATCTGGCCGTGCGCGACAACGACTCTGGCCTCCGGCACCAGCGCGCGGATGCGGGCGGCGGCCTCGTCGATGGAGCGGACCCGGTTGTGGATGTAGAACGCCTGGCCGTCGCGCAGCAACTCACGGCGCAGCGCGGCGGCGACCTGTTTGTCGTCGTGCGGGCCGACGTAGGTGAGCACCGGGTAGCGCTCCTCGGGCGGGGTGAGGATGGTCGACATCTCCCGGATCCCGGCCAGGCTCATCTCCAGTGTGCGCGGGATCGGGGTGGCGCTCATGGTGAGCACGTCGACGTTGCTGCGCAGGCTCTTGATGTGTTCCTTGTGCTCAACGCCGAAGCGCTGCTCCTCGTCGACGATCACCAGCCCGAGGTCCTTCCAGCGCACTCCGGTCTGCAGCAGCCGGTGCGTGCCGATCACGATGTCGACGCTGCCGTCGGCCAAACCCGCAACGACGGCCTTGGATTCGCTCCCGTCGGTGAACCGGGACAGCCCCTTGACGGTGACCGGGAAGCCGGTCATCCGCGCGGTGAACGTCTGCAGGTGCTGGTCGGCGAGCAGGGTGGTGGGCACCAGCACGGCGACCTGCTTGCCGTCCTGCACCGCCTTGAACGCCGCCCGCACCGCGATCTCGGTCTTGCCGTAGCCGACGTCGCCGCAGATCACCCGGTCCATCGGGACCGACTTCTCCATGTCCGACTTGACCTCGGTGATGGCGGTCAGCTGGTCGACGGTCTCGGTGAATCCGAAGGCGTCCTCCATCTCGGCCTGCCACGGGGTGTCCGGGCCGAACGCGTGTCCGGGTGCGGCCTGGCGTTTGGCGTAGAGCGCCACGAGTTCGGTAGCGATCTCCCGAACGGCCTTGCGGGCCTTGGTTTTCGTGTTCGCCCAGTCGCTGCCGCCGAGCCGGCTGAGCGTCGGCGTGGCGCCGCCTACGTAGCGGGACAGCTGGTCGAGGGAGTCCATCGGTACGTAGAGCTTGTCGGTGCCGCCGCCGCGCTTGGCGCTGGCGTACTCGAGCACCAGGTACTCCCGACGCGCGCCGCCGACTGCGCGCTCGGTCATCTCGATGAACTTGCCGATGCCGTGTTGATCGTGCACGACGAGGTCGCCCGCGGTCAGGGCCAGCGGGTCAACGGTGTTGCGGCGCTTGGCCGCCAGCCGCTTGCCGGCGACCTCGGTGACCCGGTTGCCGGTCAAATCCGTCTCGGTGATCACCACTAGATCGGCGCCGGGCAAGATCAGCCCGGAATGCAGCGGACCCTTGAGCACGCCGACCACGCCGGGCTGGGGCCGGGCGCCGGGCTCCAACAGTGTGGCCGCGACGTCGGCCTCGCCGAGCTGCTCGACAACCCTTGCCGCGGTGCCGGATCCGGGTGCGACGATCGCCGCCACCCCGCCGGTGGCGATGTGGGCGCGCAGCATGGCGAACACCTCGTCGATGCTCTGCTGGGCACCCCGGGTGTTCGGCGCTGGGCGGGCGTCGATCTGCACGGCGGTCTCGTTGGACAGCTGGCTCAGCGTCCACCACGGGTGCTCCCCGGCGCCCGCGCGCACCTCGTCGAGGGTGCGGAAGCCCGAACCGCCGAGTGCCTCGATGTCGACGGGCGCGGCGCCGCCGAGGGCGGCCACCGACCAGGAGGCCTCCAGGAATTCCTGGCCTGTCTTGATCAGGTCGGCCGCGCGCGAGCGCACCTTCTCCGGATCGCAGATCAGCACCGGCGCCCCGGCGGGCAGGTGATCGGTCAGCAGCCGCGGCTGTCCGGTCCACAGCACCGGCGCCAGGGATTCCATGCCGTCGACCGGGATACCCTCGGCCACCTTGGCCAGCATCTCCCCGACCGTGCCGACCACGGTGTTGTCGGTGGCCGGGGTGGCACCGGCCAACTGGGCGGCCTGCTCGCGGACGGCGTCGGTGACCAGCAGTTCCCGGCACGGCATCGCGACCAGGTGCTCGACGGCGATCTCCGGGATGGACCGCTGATCGGCGACGGCGAACATCCGCATCTCGGAAACCTCGTCGCCCCAGAACTCCAGCCGGACCGGGTGCTCGGCGGTGGGCGCGAAGATGTCGAGAATGCCGCCGCGGACCGCGAATTCGCCGCGCTTGCCGACCATGTCGACGCGGGTGTAGGCGAGCTCGACGAGCCGGGTGATCACGTCGTCGAAGTCGGCCTCGGCGCCGACGGCCAGGGTGACCGGTTCGGCGTCGACGGCCGCACCGTCGCCACCGGCCATCGGTTGCAGCAGCGAGCGCGCGGTGGTGACCACCACCTGCAGCGGCGGGCCGAGCCGGTCGTCGTCGGGGTGGGCCAGCCGGCGCAGCAGGTGCAGCCGGGTGCCGACGGTGTCCACAGCCGGGGACAGCCGTTCGTGCGGCAGGGTCTCCCAGGACGGGAACAGGGCGGCGGCATCGCCGAACACCCCGCGCAGCTCGGCGGTCAGGTCCTCGGCCTCCCGGCCGGTGGCGGTGACCACCAGCAGCGGGCCGCCGCGGGCCAGCGCGGCGGTCACGAACACCCGCGCGGCGGGCGGGCCGACCAGGTCCAGGGTGGCCGGGCCGTCGGCGGCGCGTTCGGTCAGATCGCGCAGCGTCGGCGCGGCCAGCGCCAGGTCGACGAGCCCCGCAATCGGGGTTTGGGCATGGACGGTCCCCGGTGCGGTCATGATCAGCCGATCTTATGCCCGGGGTCGGGCCCGGGCGCGCTCGGTGCGGGGCCTACTCCTCGTGCAGGACCGGGTGCGACTCCAGGTGGGTCAGGCCGTTCCAGCACAGGTTGACCAGGTGGGCGGCGACCACCTCCTTGGGCGGTTCGCGGACGTCGAGCCACCACTGCGCGGTCATCGACACCGAACCGACCAGCGCCTGCGCGTACAGCGGCGCCAGCTCCGGGTCGAGGCCGCGGCGGGCGAAGTCGCCGGCCAGAATCGAGGAGACCTGACCGACGGCGTCGTTGAGCAGGCTGGAGTAGGTGCCGGAGCTGATCGAGGCCGGGGAGTCCCGGATCAGGATGCGGAACCCGTCGGTGCGTTCCTCGACGTAGGTCAGCAGCGCCAGGGCCACCCGTTCCACCCGCACCCTGGACCGGTTGTTGGTCAGCGACGAGGTGATGCCGTTCAGCAGCGCCGACATCTCGCGGTCCACCACGACGGCGTAGAGCCCTTCCTTGCCGCCGAAGTGCTCGTAGACGACCGGTTTGGACACCCCGGCGCGCTGGGCGATCTCCTCGATGGACGTGCCGTCGTAGCCGCGTTCGGCGAACAGCGAACGGGCGATGTCGATGAGCTGATGCCGACGCTCGGTGCCGGTCATCCGGGCCCGCGGCGCGCGGACCTCCTTCTCCGGGGCTGCCACGCCTGCCAGCCTTGCACACCGATAGGATCCGTGGCGCAGGCGATCCGTCGTGGTGTAATCGGCAGCACCTCTGATTTTGGTTCAGATAGTTCAGGTTCGAGTCCTGGCGACGGAGCATCCGCCCAGCGACTCGCCCGAGCCGGCCGGGCCGGGTTCGAGAATGAGGATTCATGTCAACACACCGCGACGCCGTAGTCGTGCTGGCCGCCGGTGCCGGCACCCGGATGCGGTCCGACACCCCGAAGGTGCTGCACACCCTGGGCGGACGCAGCATGCTGGCGCACGCCGTGCACACCGCGGCCGGAACCGACCCGGAGCACCTGGTCGTGATCCTGGGCCACGACCGGGAACGCATCGCCCCGGTGGTCGCCGAGCTGGCCGCCCAACTCGGCCGCGACATCGCGATCGCCGTGCAGGAAGAACAGCTTGGCACCGGGCACGCGGTGGCCTGCGGGCTCGGTGCACTGCCGGCGGATTTCGACGGCACCGTGGTGGTCACCTCCGGTGACGTCCCGCTGCTGGACGCCGACACCCTGCGGGCCCTGACCGAGCAGCACCGCAGCGCAGGCGCCGCGGCGACCGTGCTGACCACCACCGTCGCAGACTCGACCGGTTACGGCCGGATCCTGCGCACCCAGGACGGCGAGGTCATCGCCATCGTGGAAGAGGCCGACGCCACCCCGCAGCAGCGTGCCATCGCCGAGATCAACTCCGGGGTGTACGCGTTTGACATCGACGCGCTGCGCTCGGCGCTGGAGCGGCTGTCGTCGAACAACGCCCAGCACGAGCTGTACCTGACCGACGTCATCGCGATCGCCCGGGCTGGGGGCGGCTCGGTGCGGGCGCTGCACATCGAGGACGCGGCGCTGGTCGCCGGCGTCAACGACCGGGTGCAGCTGTCGGCGCTGACGGCCGAGCTGAACCGCCGGCTGGTGGCGGCACTGCAGCGGTCCGGGGTCACCGTCGTCGACCCGGCCACTACCTGGATCGACGTCGAGGTCAGCGTCGGCCGCGACACGACCATCCACCCGGGCACCCAGTTGCAGGGCACGACGGCCATCGGCACCCACTGCACCATCGGCCCGGACAGCACCCTGCGCGACGTGGCCGTCGGCGACGGCGCGACGGTGGTGCGCACCCACGGCAGCGATTCCTGGATCGGGGCGGGTGCCGAAGTCGGCCCGTTCGCCTATCTGCGGCCCGGCACCGTGCTCGGCGACAGCGGCAAGATCGGCACGTTCGTCGAGGTCAAGAACGCGACGATCGGCACCGGGACGAAGGTGCCGCACCTGACCTATGTGGGTGACGCGGACATCGGCGAGCAGTCCAACATCGGCGCGTCGAGTGTGTTCGTCAACTATGACGGCGAGACCAAGAGCCGCTCGCGCATCGGCTCGCATGTGAAGACCGGTTCGGACACCATGTTCATCGCCCCGGTGCAGGTCGGCGACGGCGCCTACACCGGCGCCGGCACCGTGCTGCGCAACGACGTGCCCCCGGGCGCGCTGGCGTTCTCAGAGAATACCCAGCGCACCATCGAAGGCTGGGTGGAGGAAAAACGCCCGGGCAGCAAGTCCGCCGAAGCCGCGAAGAAGGCCCGCGAGGCGCGCTGAGGGCCGCCGGCAGTACCAAGTGGTGACGAGGGGCGGGCTTCGATTGGATAATCCAATCGAAGCCCGCCACCGGTCAACAGTTGGTACTCACCGCCGGGTGCCGCGGGGTGAATCCGGTCACCGGACGTTCGGGTTCCGGCAACCCGGCTACGCGCAGGTAACCGGTGTTCGTAAGATTGCCCCGGTATCGATCCCCGATCGCGAGGACGGCGCATAGTGGGCCAGGACTGGACCGACAATCGTAAGAACCTGATGCTGTTCTCCGGCAGGGCTCACCCCGAGTTGGCAGAGCAGGTGGCCAAGGAACTCGGCGTCGAGGTCACCCCGCAGACCGCCCGGGACTTCGCCAACGGCGAGATCTTCGTCCGGTTCCACGAATCCGTGCGCGGCTGCGACGCCTTCGTGCTGCAGAGCCATCCCGCGCCGCTCAACGAATGGCTGATGGAACAGCTGATCATGATCGACGCGCTCAAGCGCGGCAGCGCCAAGCGGATCACCGCGATCATGCCGTTCTACCCGTACGCCCGCCAGGACAAGAAGCACCGCGGCCGCGAGCCGATCTCGGCCCGACTGGTCGCCGACCTGCTCAAGACCGCCGGCGCGGACCGGATCATCACGGTCGACCTGCACACCGACCAGATCCAGGGCTTCTTCGACGGCCCGGTGGACCACATGCGCGGGCAGTCGCTGCTGTGCGGCCACATCGCGGAGAACTACGCCGACCAGGACCTGGTCGTGGTCTCCCCCGATTCCGGCCGGGTGCGGGTCGCCGAGAAGTGGGCCGACGCCCTGGGCGGTGTCCCGCTGGCCTTCATCCACAAGACCCGCGATCCGCTGGTGCCCAACCAGGTGAAGTCCAACCGCGTGGTCGGCGACGTCAAGGACAAGACCTGCATCCTGACCGACGACATGATCGACACCGGTGGCACCATCGCCGGGGCGGTGAAGCTGCTGCACGAGGACGGCGCCAAGGACGTCATCATCGCCGCCACCCACGGTGTGCTGAGCGATCCCGCCGCGCAGCGCCTCGCCGATTGCGGCGCGCGTGAGGTAATCGTCACCAACACCCTGCCGATCACCGAGGAGAAGCGGTTCCCGACGCTGACCGTGCTGTCGATCGCCCCGCTGCTGGCCAGCACCATCCGCGAGGTGTTCGACAACGGCTCGGTGACCGGCCTGTTCGACGGGTCCGCGTAATGGCCCGGATCTACCACAACCCGCGCTGCTCGACGTCGCGCAAGACCCTGGAACTGTTGCGGGACAATGGGATCGAGCCGGAGATCGTGCTGTACCTCAACGCCCCGCCGTCTCGCGCCGAGTTGGCCGCACTGATCGCCGATGCCGGGATCGACGTGCGCACCGCCGTCCGCAGGAAGGAAGCTCTGTACCGCGAGCTGCGTCTCGACGACCTCGACGACGACGCACTGCTCGACGCCATGGTCGCCAATCCGATCCTCATCGAGCGGCCGTTCGTGGTGACCGCCAAGGGCACCCGGCTGGCGCGGCCCATCGACGCTGTCGACGAGATTCTGTAATGGGCTGGACCGCGGGCAGGCTGCCGTCATTCGCCGGCCGGACCGTCGTGGTGACCGGCGCGAACAGCGGCCTGGGCGAGGTCACCGCCCGGGAGCTGGCCCGGGTGGGTGCGCGGACGATACTGGCGGTGCGCAACACCGCCAAGGGCGAGGCGGCTGCCGACACCATGTTCGGCAACGTCGAGGTCCGCGAGCTGGATCTGGCGAACCTGAAGTCGGTGCGGGCGTTCGCCGACGGCCTGGACGGCGAGATCGACATCCTGATCAACAACGCCGGCATCATGGCGGTGCCTTACGGGCTGACCGCCGACGCATTCGAGAGCCAGTTCGGCACCAACCACCTCGGCCATTTCGCGCTGACCGGGCTGTTGCTGCCCAGGATCACCGACCGGGTGGTCACGGTGTCCTCGATGGCGCACTGGACCGGCCGGATCAACCTGGACGACCCGAACTGGAAGGCCAGGCCGTATTCGGCGTGGGGCGCCTACGGGCAGTCCAAACTGGCGAACCTGCTGTTCACCCGGGAGCTGCAGCGGCGGCTGGACCGCGGCGGTTTGGCGCTGCGGGCCCTGGCCGCGCATCCGGGATACTCGGCCACCGAGCTGCAGAGCCACACCGGGCCGAACCTGAGCGGCAAACTGATGATCATCGGGAACAAGCTGGCGACCAGCCCGGACTTCGGCGCCCGTCAAACCCTGTTCGCGGCCTCTCAGGACCTGGCCGGGGACAGTTTCGTCGGGCCCCGGTTCGGCTACGCCGGGCCCACGACCACCGTCGGCCGCTCCCCCGCCGCCCGCAACGACCGCACCGCCGCGGCGCTGTGGGAGCTCTCCGAGCAGCTGACCGGCGTCGACTTCGGGATCTGAGTCCGGATTTCCGTACGCACCCACCGGTGGGATAGCCTGAGCGGGCGTCACGGCGAGGGTGGTTGATCCACCGTTATCGACGGGGACCTTCGCACCACGCGAATTCTCTGCTCTGGCCGTGCCCGGATCCCCAGGTATCGAGTATCAGGAGCAACCCAGATGGCCAAGAACGCCAGCACCGGCAACAAACTCACCGCGACCGTGCGCACCGAGACCGGCAAGGGCGCCTCGCGTCGCGCCCGCCGCAACGGCCGGGTGCCCGCCGTGCTCTACGGCCACGGCAGCGATCCCCAGCACCTCGAGCTCAACGCCCACGACTTCGCCGCCGTGCTGCGGAACGCCGGCACCAACGCCGTGCTTGCCCTCGACATCGACGGCAAGGAGCAGCTGGCGCTGACCAAGGCGCTGGAGATCCACCCGATCCGGCGCAACATCCAGCACGCCGACCTGCTGGTCGTCCGCCGCGGCGAGAAGGTGACCGTCGAGGTCAACATCATCATCGAGGGTGACGCCGCGTCGGGCACCCTGGTCACCCAGGACGCCAACTCCATCGAGATCGAGGCCGAGGCGCTGTCCATTCCGGAAAGCCTCACCGTCTCGGTGGAGGGCGTGGAGGCCGGCACCCAGATCACCGCCGGCCAGATCGAGCTGCCCGCCGGTGTCTCGCTGGTCGCCGATCCCGAACTGCTGGTGGTCAACATCGTCGCCGCGCCGACCGCCGAAGAGCTCGACGCCGAGGGCGCCGGCGAGTCCGAGGGCGCCGAGGCGGGCGAAGCTGCCGCCGAGCCGGCCGCCGAGGCCGGCGCCGAGTAATCCCGAACCACCCGAACGGAGTTGCCGTGGCCGACACCCTGCTTATCGTCGGCCTCGGCAACCCCGGGCCCAATTACGCGAAAACTCGGCACAACGTCGGGTTCATGGTGGCCGACGTGCTGGCCGGGCGGATCGGCGACGGGTTCAAGGTGCACAAGAAATCCGG contains these protein-coding regions:
- the mfd gene encoding transcription-repair coupling factor; translation: MTAPGTVHAQTPIAGLVDLALAAPTLRDLTERAADGPATLDLVGPPAARVFVTAALARGGPLLVVTATGREAEDLTAELRGVFGDAAALFPSWETLPHERLSPAVDTVGTRLHLLRRLAHPDDDRLGPPLQVVVTTARSLLQPMAGGDGAAVDAEPVTLAVGAEADFDDVITRLVELAYTRVDMVGKRGEFAVRGGILDIFAPTAEHPVRLEFWGDEVSEMRMFAVADQRSIPEIAVEHLVAMPCRELLVTDAVREQAAQLAGATPATDNTVVGTVGEMLAKVAEGIPVDGMESLAPVLWTGQPRLLTDHLPAGAPVLICDPEKVRSRAADLIKTGQEFLEASWSVAALGGAAPVDIEALGGSGFRTLDEVRAGAGEHPWWTLSQLSNETAVQIDARPAPNTRGAQQSIDEVFAMLRAHIATGGVAAIVAPGSGTAARVVEQLGEADVAATLLEPGARPQPGVVGVLKGPLHSGLILPGADLVVITETDLTGNRVTEVAGKRLAAKRRNTVDPLALTAGDLVVHDQHGIGKFIEMTERAVGGARREYLVLEYASAKRGGGTDKLYVPMDSLDQLSRYVGGATPTLSRLGGSDWANTKTKARKAVREIATELVALYAKRQAAPGHAFGPDTPWQAEMEDAFGFTETVDQLTAITEVKSDMEKSVPMDRVICGDVGYGKTEIAVRAAFKAVQDGKQVAVLVPTTLLADQHLQTFTARMTGFPVTVKGLSRFTDGSESKAVVAGLADGSVDIVIGTHRLLQTGVRWKDLGLVIVDEEQRFGVEHKEHIKSLRSNVDVLTMSATPIPRTLEMSLAGIREMSTILTPPEERYPVLTYVGPHDDKQVAAALRRELLRDGQAFYIHNRVRSIDEAAARIRALVPEARVVVAHGQMPEEQLERTVEGFWNREFDILVCTTIVETGLDISNANTLIVERADTFGLSQLHQLRGRVGRSRERGYAYFLYPPEQPLTETAHDRLATIAQNNDLGAGMSVALKDLEIRGAGNVLGVEQSGHVAGVGFDLYVRLVGEAVEAYRAAADGQPITATETKEVRIDLPIDAQLPPDYIGSDRLRLEGYRRLASAADDDAVARVVDELTDRYGPLPEPARRLVAVARLRLLCRRYGVTEVSATGSAGQPSTLRLAPLPLVDSQQMRLARVYPGANYRPTTATVQVPIPRAGSGIGAPRIRDVALAQAVADLLLVLDGQPQGEFDITDLATAMPTRTTNDGGTA
- a CDS encoding TetR/AcrR family transcriptional regulator, translated to MTGTERRHQLIDIARSLFAERGYDGTSIEEIAQRAGVSKPVVYEHFGGKEGLYAVVVDREMSALLNGITSSLTNNRSRVRVERVALALLTYVEERTDGFRILIRDSPASISSGTYSSLLNDAVGQVSSILAGDFARRGLDPELAPLYAQALVGSVSMTAQWWLDVREPPKEVVAAHLVNLCWNGLTHLESHPVLHEE
- the arsC gene encoding arsenate reductase (glutaredoxin) (This arsenate reductase requires both glutathione and glutaredoxin to convert arsenate to arsenite, after which the efflux transporter formed by ArsA and ArsB can extrude the arsenite from the cell, providing resistance.) produces the protein MARIYHNPRCSTSRKTLELLRDNGIEPEIVLYLNAPPSRAELAALIADAGIDVRTAVRRKEALYRELRLDDLDDDALLDAMVANPILIERPFVVTAKGTRLARPIDAVDEIL
- a CDS encoding ribose-phosphate diphosphokinase, whose amino-acid sequence is MGQDWTDNRKNLMLFSGRAHPELAEQVAKELGVEVTPQTARDFANGEIFVRFHESVRGCDAFVLQSHPAPLNEWLMEQLIMIDALKRGSAKRITAIMPFYPYARQDKKHRGREPISARLVADLLKTAGADRIITVDLHTDQIQGFFDGPVDHMRGQSLLCGHIAENYADQDLVVVSPDSGRVRVAEKWADALGGVPLAFIHKTRDPLVPNQVKSNRVVGDVKDKTCILTDDMIDTGGTIAGAVKLLHEDGAKDVIIAATHGVLSDPAAQRLADCGAREVIVTNTLPITEEKRFPTLTVLSIAPLLASTIREVFDNGSVTGLFDGSA
- the glmU gene encoding bifunctional UDP-N-acetylglucosamine diphosphorylase/glucosamine-1-phosphate N-acetyltransferase GlmU translates to MSTHRDAVVVLAAGAGTRMRSDTPKVLHTLGGRSMLAHAVHTAAGTDPEHLVVILGHDRERIAPVVAELAAQLGRDIAIAVQEEQLGTGHAVACGLGALPADFDGTVVVTSGDVPLLDADTLRALTEQHRSAGAAATVLTTTVADSTGYGRILRTQDGEVIAIVEEADATPQQRAIAEINSGVYAFDIDALRSALERLSSNNAQHELYLTDVIAIARAGGGSVRALHIEDAALVAGVNDRVQLSALTAELNRRLVAALQRSGVTVVDPATTWIDVEVSVGRDTTIHPGTQLQGTTAIGTHCTIGPDSTLRDVAVGDGATVVRTHGSDSWIGAGAEVGPFAYLRPGTVLGDSGKIGTFVEVKNATIGTGTKVPHLTYVGDADIGEQSNIGASSVFVNYDGETKSRSRIGSHVKTGSDTMFIAPVQVGDGAYTGAGTVLRNDVPPGALAFSENTQRTIEGWVEEKRPGSKSAEAAKKAREAR
- a CDS encoding 50S ribosomal protein L25/general stress protein Ctc produces the protein MAKNASTGNKLTATVRTETGKGASRRARRNGRVPAVLYGHGSDPQHLELNAHDFAAVLRNAGTNAVLALDIDGKEQLALTKALEIHPIRRNIQHADLLVVRRGEKVTVEVNIIIEGDAASGTLVTQDANSIEIEAEALSIPESLTVSVEGVEAGTQITAGQIELPAGVSLVADPELLVVNIVAAPTAEELDAEGAGESEGAEAGEAAAEPAAEAGAE
- a CDS encoding oxidoreductase translates to MGWTAGRLPSFAGRTVVVTGANSGLGEVTARELARVGARTILAVRNTAKGEAAADTMFGNVEVRELDLANLKSVRAFADGLDGEIDILINNAGIMAVPYGLTADAFESQFGTNHLGHFALTGLLLPRITDRVVTVSSMAHWTGRINLDDPNWKARPYSAWGAYGQSKLANLLFTRELQRRLDRGGLALRALAAHPGYSATELQSHTGPNLSGKLMIIGNKLATSPDFGARQTLFAASQDLAGDSFVGPRFGYAGPTTTVGRSPAARNDRTAAALWELSEQLTGVDFGI